A genome region from Microplitis mediator isolate UGA2020A chromosome 4, iyMicMedi2.1, whole genome shotgun sequence includes the following:
- the LOC130666257 gene encoding caskin-2 isoform X3: MRRISVGGMSRPSKAVTQVKKVAPPAVPDVFRHSGSSFGSAGYASSEDGGFLSSGGGAPGDDGSYGMPAGKSPGPIYTHPGFAFPPVVGKYAHAEDQGIDMTQSPGRDSPGSSGSGSGSRHSTASLDSGRASGYHLGPRGPGGALTSSPRCSISSLGSHPDRPSDLDVHAWLTELQFEEYFQLFSSAGYDLATITRMTPEDLTAIGIKKPNHRKRLKAEIDNLNVGDGLPEHIPGSLEEWLRLLRLEEYLGALHQQGMRSVEDVTTLTWEDLEDIGIVRLGHQKKLLLAIKRVKDIRAGKRIQPLDLSRLPPHPGHTQDVVIQRGGSDLPSPDEDCSSPVLRSFQRNESSPWRSMYAALPAGVDYATVGRGPRGKSLESLEDAPLTYPPSPAPSSHMDSIGWRPRCFEDGDVTPTNEVSSMIEAGGNTLPRPRHCLVRPRPVAKLLDQVTATPGQFKSLPRDFDNKYQLTYGLESSPHLSKRRPPSPPRRQSSRDLGNNGGNGDVVIDCSGPVPTTCEEHHLHHHHHHHQQPPPPAPSGAPSTPQMHRPSSSMSRSWGSVSTNVNEEHELIASLALQHRNGSDASFKSSSSTESDSLPFANENAGTIKQRVARVQEYGNNSPNLSGHMMAHHQQHHSHHHHPQHHHHVVGNESGRDEPADVLNDIGNMLANLTDELDAMLEEEKRQGLNS, encoded by the exons ATGAGACGTATTAGTG TTGGCGGTATGAGCCGGCCGTCGAAAGCCGTGACCCAGGTAAAGAAGGTGGCACCACCGGCCGTGCCCGATGTCTTCCGACACTCTGGTTCGTCCTTTGGTTCGGCAGGATACGCCAGCAGCGAGGACGGTGGCTTCCTGTCGAGTGGCGGGGGCGCTCCCGGTGACGACGGGTCCTATGGAATGCCAGCAGGAAAGAGTCCGGGTCCCATTTACACGCATCCTGGATTCGCATTCCCACCAGTCGTTGGCAAATATGCCCACGCTGAGGATCAAG GTATCGACATGACACAGAGCCCAGGACGTGACAGCCCAGGCAGTTCAGGCTCGGGATCCGGGTCGAGACACTCGACCGCGTCATTGGACTCCGGTCGAGCCTCGGGCTACCACTTGGGTCCACGAGGACCCGGTGGTGCCCTCACCTCATCGCCGAGGTGTTCCATTAGCTCGCTGGGTAGTCATCCAGACCGACCCTCGGATCTTGATGTGCACGCCTGGCTCACCGAGTTACAATTTGAAGAGTACTTTCAGTTATTTTCTTCAGCTGGCTATGATCTTGCGACCATAACGCGCATGACCCCCGAGGACCTCACAGCCATAG GTATCAAGAAGCCAAATCATAGAAAGCGACTCAAGGCGGAGATCGACAATCTAAACGTGGGCGATGGGCTACCAGAACATATACCTGGATCATTAGAGGAATGGTTAAGATTGCTAAGACTCGAGGAGTACTTGGGTGCGCTCCATCAGCAGGGCATGAGATCCGTCGAGGACGTCACGACACTGACTTGGGAGGATCTTGAGGATATTGGTATTGTTAGATTGGGACACCAGAAGAAACTTTTATTAGCAATTAAGCGAGTTAAGGATATACGTGCGGGTAAAAGAATTCAGCCGTTGGATTTATCGAGACTTCCACCCCATCCTGGACACACCCAGGATGTCGTTATTCAGCGAGGAGGATCGGATCTTCCGTCGCCGGATGAAGATTGCTCGTCTCCAGTATTGAGGTCTTTTCAGAGGAACGAATCCTCGCCATGGAGGAGCATGTACGCAGCATTGCCTGCTGGCGTTGATTACGCTACAGTAGGCCGGGGACCACGTGGTAAATCACTAGAGAGTCTTGAAGATGCGCCACTTACTTATCCGCCCTCACCGGCGCCCTCTTCGCACATGGACTCTATCGGCTGGCGTCCCAGATGCTTCGAAGACGGCGATGTTACACCGACCAACGAGGTCTCCTCGATGATTGAAGCCGGTGGCAATACACTTCCGCGACCCAGACACTGTCTAGTGCGACCGAGACCCGTTGCCAAg cTGTTGGATCAGGTCACCGCAACACCCGGACAGTTTAAATCACTGCCACGAGACTTTGACAATAAGTATCAGCTGACATACGGACTAGAGAGTAGTCCACATCTGTCTAAACGTCGTCCGCCTTCACCACCGCGGCGTCAAAGCTCCCGAGATCTGGGAAACAACGGCGGTAACGGTGATGTGGTAATTGATTGTAGTGGACCAGTTCCCACTACTTGTGAGGAACatcatcttcatcatcatcaccaccATCATCAACAACCACCACCACCAGCTCCAAGTGGTGCGCCTTCTACACCTCAAATGCATCGGCCATCATCATCAATGTCCCGTTCCTGGGGTAGTGTAAGTACTAATGTCAATGAAGAACACGAACTCATCGCATCACTCGCTCTTCAGCATCGCAACGGATCTGACGCTAGTTTCAAG tcaaGTTCGAGTACTGAATCTGATTCGCTGCCTTTTGCAAATGAAAATGCGGGTACAATAAAACAGCGAGTAGCGAGAGTTCAAGAGTACGGTAATAATTCACCAAATCTCAGTGGTCATATGATGGCACATCATCAGCAGCATCATTCTCACCACCATCACCCACAGCATCACCACCACGTTGTTGGAAATGAATCCGGGAGAGATGAGCCCGCAGACGTATTAAATGACATCGGTAATATGCTTGCCAATTTGACAGACGAGCTCGACGCAATGCTCGAGGAAGAAAAGCGACAGGGCCTCAATTCATAA
- the LOC130666257 gene encoding caskin-2 isoform X2: MAITSVSSCLMGPPPLPPGKRFLATRSKKLSSTYLSFRDPAIESWMPGTSSPIVKDNPRCAVIKPLPPPLPPVLIPPRPRSRASYTTCSSQDDFHFPRTTNLFRSQSEGNLRAKKSGSISGTASTITSLTPLDKCIKAIYGSWKNLMQLGGMSRPSKAVTQVKKVAPPAVPDVFRHSGSSFGSAGYASSEDGGFLSSGGGAPGDDGSYGMPAGKSPGPIYTHPGFAFPPVVGKYAHAEDQGIDMTQSPGRDSPGSSGSGSGSRHSTASLDSGRASGYHLGPRGPGGALTSSPRCSISSLGSHPDRPSDLDVHAWLTELQFEEYFQLFSSAGYDLATITRMTPEDLTAIGIKKPNHRKRLKAEIDNLNVGDGLPEHIPGSLEEWLRLLRLEEYLGALHQQGMRSVEDVTTLTWEDLEDIGIVRLGHQKKLLLAIKRVKDIRAGKRIQPLDLSRLPPHPGHTQDVVIQRGGSDLPSPDEDCSSPVLRSFQRNESSPWRSMYAALPAGVDYATVGRGPRGKSLESLEDAPLTYPPSPAPSSHMDSIGWRPRCFEDGDVTPTNEVSSMIEAGGNTLPRPRHCLVRPRPVAKVTATPGQFKSLPRDFDNKYQLTYGLESSPHLSKRRPPSPPRRQSSRDLGNNGGNGDVVIDCSGPVPTTCEEHHLHHHHHHHQQPPPPAPSGAPSTPQMHRPSSSMSRSWGSVSTNVNEEHELIASLALQHRNGSDASFKSSSSTESDSLPFANENAGTIKQRVARVQEYGNNSPNLSGHMMAHHQQHHSHHHHPQHHHHVVGNESGRDEPADVLNDIGNMLANLTDELDAMLEEEKRQGLNS, encoded by the exons ATGGCTATTACTTCAGTGTCGAGTTGTTTGATGGGACCCCCGCCACTACCACCAGGTAAACGGTTCCTCGCAACGAGATCCAAGAAACTCTCTTCAACATATCTGAGTTTCCGTGACCCGGCAATTGAGTCGTGGATGCCAGGAACATCATCTCCAATTGTCAAAGATAATCCACGCTGTGCAGTTATCAAACCACTGCCACCACCACTTCCACCGGTTCTTATTCCGCCTCGGCCACGATCTCGGGCTTCCTACACTACTTGCTCCAGCCAAGACGACTTTCATTTCCCTCGGACGACCAATCTATTCAGAAGTCAATCGGAAGGAAATTTACGTGCCAAGAAATCTGGCAGCATTAGTGGTACCGCAAGTACTATTACGAGTCTTACTCCGTTGGACAAATGCATAAAGGCGATTTACGGTAGCTGGAAAAATTTGATGCAAC TTGGCGGTATGAGCCGGCCGTCGAAAGCCGTGACCCAGGTAAAGAAGGTGGCACCACCGGCCGTGCCCGATGTCTTCCGACACTCTGGTTCGTCCTTTGGTTCGGCAGGATACGCCAGCAGCGAGGACGGTGGCTTCCTGTCGAGTGGCGGGGGCGCTCCCGGTGACGACGGGTCCTATGGAATGCCAGCAGGAAAGAGTCCGGGTCCCATTTACACGCATCCTGGATTCGCATTCCCACCAGTCGTTGGCAAATATGCCCACGCTGAGGATCAAG GTATCGACATGACACAGAGCCCAGGACGTGACAGCCCAGGCAGTTCAGGCTCGGGATCCGGGTCGAGACACTCGACCGCGTCATTGGACTCCGGTCGAGCCTCGGGCTACCACTTGGGTCCACGAGGACCCGGTGGTGCCCTCACCTCATCGCCGAGGTGTTCCATTAGCTCGCTGGGTAGTCATCCAGACCGACCCTCGGATCTTGATGTGCACGCCTGGCTCACCGAGTTACAATTTGAAGAGTACTTTCAGTTATTTTCTTCAGCTGGCTATGATCTTGCGACCATAACGCGCATGACCCCCGAGGACCTCACAGCCATAG GTATCAAGAAGCCAAATCATAGAAAGCGACTCAAGGCGGAGATCGACAATCTAAACGTGGGCGATGGGCTACCAGAACATATACCTGGATCATTAGAGGAATGGTTAAGATTGCTAAGACTCGAGGAGTACTTGGGTGCGCTCCATCAGCAGGGCATGAGATCCGTCGAGGACGTCACGACACTGACTTGGGAGGATCTTGAGGATATTGGTATTGTTAGATTGGGACACCAGAAGAAACTTTTATTAGCAATTAAGCGAGTTAAGGATATACGTGCGGGTAAAAGAATTCAGCCGTTGGATTTATCGAGACTTCCACCCCATCCTGGACACACCCAGGATGTCGTTATTCAGCGAGGAGGATCGGATCTTCCGTCGCCGGATGAAGATTGCTCGTCTCCAGTATTGAGGTCTTTTCAGAGGAACGAATCCTCGCCATGGAGGAGCATGTACGCAGCATTGCCTGCTGGCGTTGATTACGCTACAGTAGGCCGGGGACCACGTGGTAAATCACTAGAGAGTCTTGAAGATGCGCCACTTACTTATCCGCCCTCACCGGCGCCCTCTTCGCACATGGACTCTATCGGCTGGCGTCCCAGATGCTTCGAAGACGGCGATGTTACACCGACCAACGAGGTCTCCTCGATGATTGAAGCCGGTGGCAATACACTTCCGCGACCCAGACACTGTCTAGTGCGACCGAGACCCGTTGCCAAg GTCACCGCAACACCCGGACAGTTTAAATCACTGCCACGAGACTTTGACAATAAGTATCAGCTGACATACGGACTAGAGAGTAGTCCACATCTGTCTAAACGTCGTCCGCCTTCACCACCGCGGCGTCAAAGCTCCCGAGATCTGGGAAACAACGGCGGTAACGGTGATGTGGTAATTGATTGTAGTGGACCAGTTCCCACTACTTGTGAGGAACatcatcttcatcatcatcaccaccATCATCAACAACCACCACCACCAGCTCCAAGTGGTGCGCCTTCTACACCTCAAATGCATCGGCCATCATCATCAATGTCCCGTTCCTGGGGTAGTGTAAGTACTAATGTCAATGAAGAACACGAACTCATCGCATCACTCGCTCTTCAGCATCGCAACGGATCTGACGCTAGTTTCAAG tcaaGTTCGAGTACTGAATCTGATTCGCTGCCTTTTGCAAATGAAAATGCGGGTACAATAAAACAGCGAGTAGCGAGAGTTCAAGAGTACGGTAATAATTCACCAAATCTCAGTGGTCATATGATGGCACATCATCAGCAGCATCATTCTCACCACCATCACCCACAGCATCACCACCACGTTGTTGGAAATGAATCCGGGAGAGATGAGCCCGCAGACGTATTAAATGACATCGGTAATATGCTTGCCAATTTGACAGACGAGCTCGACGCAATGCTCGAGGAAGAAAAGCGACAGGGCCTCAATTCATAA
- the LOC130666257 gene encoding caskin-2 isoform X1, with protein MAITSVSSCLMGPPPLPPGKRFLATRSKKLSSTYLSFRDPAIESWMPGTSSPIVKDNPRCAVIKPLPPPLPPVLIPPRPRSRASYTTCSSQDDFHFPRTTNLFRSQSEGNLRAKKSGSISGTASTITSLTPLDKCIKAIYGSWKNLMQLGGMSRPSKAVTQVKKVAPPAVPDVFRHSGSSFGSAGYASSEDGGFLSSGGGAPGDDGSYGMPAGKSPGPIYTHPGFAFPPVVGKYAHAEDQGIDMTQSPGRDSPGSSGSGSGSRHSTASLDSGRASGYHLGPRGPGGALTSSPRCSISSLGSHPDRPSDLDVHAWLTELQFEEYFQLFSSAGYDLATITRMTPEDLTAIGIKKPNHRKRLKAEIDNLNVGDGLPEHIPGSLEEWLRLLRLEEYLGALHQQGMRSVEDVTTLTWEDLEDIGIVRLGHQKKLLLAIKRVKDIRAGKRIQPLDLSRLPPHPGHTQDVVIQRGGSDLPSPDEDCSSPVLRSFQRNESSPWRSMYAALPAGVDYATVGRGPRGKSLESLEDAPLTYPPSPAPSSHMDSIGWRPRCFEDGDVTPTNEVSSMIEAGGNTLPRPRHCLVRPRPVAKLLDQVTATPGQFKSLPRDFDNKYQLTYGLESSPHLSKRRPPSPPRRQSSRDLGNNGGNGDVVIDCSGPVPTTCEEHHLHHHHHHHQQPPPPAPSGAPSTPQMHRPSSSMSRSWGSVSTNVNEEHELIASLALQHRNGSDASFKSSSSTESDSLPFANENAGTIKQRVARVQEYGNNSPNLSGHMMAHHQQHHSHHHHPQHHHHVVGNESGRDEPADVLNDIGNMLANLTDELDAMLEEEKRQGLNS; from the exons ATGGCTATTACTTCAGTGTCGAGTTGTTTGATGGGACCCCCGCCACTACCACCAGGTAAACGGTTCCTCGCAACGAGATCCAAGAAACTCTCTTCAACATATCTGAGTTTCCGTGACCCGGCAATTGAGTCGTGGATGCCAGGAACATCATCTCCAATTGTCAAAGATAATCCACGCTGTGCAGTTATCAAACCACTGCCACCACCACTTCCACCGGTTCTTATTCCGCCTCGGCCACGATCTCGGGCTTCCTACACTACTTGCTCCAGCCAAGACGACTTTCATTTCCCTCGGACGACCAATCTATTCAGAAGTCAATCGGAAGGAAATTTACGTGCCAAGAAATCTGGCAGCATTAGTGGTACCGCAAGTACTATTACGAGTCTTACTCCGTTGGACAAATGCATAAAGGCGATTTACGGTAGCTGGAAAAATTTGATGCAAC TTGGCGGTATGAGCCGGCCGTCGAAAGCCGTGACCCAGGTAAAGAAGGTGGCACCACCGGCCGTGCCCGATGTCTTCCGACACTCTGGTTCGTCCTTTGGTTCGGCAGGATACGCCAGCAGCGAGGACGGTGGCTTCCTGTCGAGTGGCGGGGGCGCTCCCGGTGACGACGGGTCCTATGGAATGCCAGCAGGAAAGAGTCCGGGTCCCATTTACACGCATCCTGGATTCGCATTCCCACCAGTCGTTGGCAAATATGCCCACGCTGAGGATCAAG GTATCGACATGACACAGAGCCCAGGACGTGACAGCCCAGGCAGTTCAGGCTCGGGATCCGGGTCGAGACACTCGACCGCGTCATTGGACTCCGGTCGAGCCTCGGGCTACCACTTGGGTCCACGAGGACCCGGTGGTGCCCTCACCTCATCGCCGAGGTGTTCCATTAGCTCGCTGGGTAGTCATCCAGACCGACCCTCGGATCTTGATGTGCACGCCTGGCTCACCGAGTTACAATTTGAAGAGTACTTTCAGTTATTTTCTTCAGCTGGCTATGATCTTGCGACCATAACGCGCATGACCCCCGAGGACCTCACAGCCATAG GTATCAAGAAGCCAAATCATAGAAAGCGACTCAAGGCGGAGATCGACAATCTAAACGTGGGCGATGGGCTACCAGAACATATACCTGGATCATTAGAGGAATGGTTAAGATTGCTAAGACTCGAGGAGTACTTGGGTGCGCTCCATCAGCAGGGCATGAGATCCGTCGAGGACGTCACGACACTGACTTGGGAGGATCTTGAGGATATTGGTATTGTTAGATTGGGACACCAGAAGAAACTTTTATTAGCAATTAAGCGAGTTAAGGATATACGTGCGGGTAAAAGAATTCAGCCGTTGGATTTATCGAGACTTCCACCCCATCCTGGACACACCCAGGATGTCGTTATTCAGCGAGGAGGATCGGATCTTCCGTCGCCGGATGAAGATTGCTCGTCTCCAGTATTGAGGTCTTTTCAGAGGAACGAATCCTCGCCATGGAGGAGCATGTACGCAGCATTGCCTGCTGGCGTTGATTACGCTACAGTAGGCCGGGGACCACGTGGTAAATCACTAGAGAGTCTTGAAGATGCGCCACTTACTTATCCGCCCTCACCGGCGCCCTCTTCGCACATGGACTCTATCGGCTGGCGTCCCAGATGCTTCGAAGACGGCGATGTTACACCGACCAACGAGGTCTCCTCGATGATTGAAGCCGGTGGCAATACACTTCCGCGACCCAGACACTGTCTAGTGCGACCGAGACCCGTTGCCAAg cTGTTGGATCAGGTCACCGCAACACCCGGACAGTTTAAATCACTGCCACGAGACTTTGACAATAAGTATCAGCTGACATACGGACTAGAGAGTAGTCCACATCTGTCTAAACGTCGTCCGCCTTCACCACCGCGGCGTCAAAGCTCCCGAGATCTGGGAAACAACGGCGGTAACGGTGATGTGGTAATTGATTGTAGTGGACCAGTTCCCACTACTTGTGAGGAACatcatcttcatcatcatcaccaccATCATCAACAACCACCACCACCAGCTCCAAGTGGTGCGCCTTCTACACCTCAAATGCATCGGCCATCATCATCAATGTCCCGTTCCTGGGGTAGTGTAAGTACTAATGTCAATGAAGAACACGAACTCATCGCATCACTCGCTCTTCAGCATCGCAACGGATCTGACGCTAGTTTCAAG tcaaGTTCGAGTACTGAATCTGATTCGCTGCCTTTTGCAAATGAAAATGCGGGTACAATAAAACAGCGAGTAGCGAGAGTTCAAGAGTACGGTAATAATTCACCAAATCTCAGTGGTCATATGATGGCACATCATCAGCAGCATCATTCTCACCACCATCACCCACAGCATCACCACCACGTTGTTGGAAATGAATCCGGGAGAGATGAGCCCGCAGACGTATTAAATGACATCGGTAATATGCTTGCCAATTTGACAGACGAGCTCGACGCAATGCTCGAGGAAGAAAAGCGACAGGGCCTCAATTCATAA